In a single window of the Acipenser ruthenus chromosome 20, fAciRut3.2 maternal haplotype, whole genome shotgun sequence genome:
- the LOC117425067 gene encoding breast cancer anti-estrogen resistance protein 1-like isoform X2 — translation MNYLNVLAKALYDNVAESPDELSFRKGDIMTVLERDTQGLDGWWLCSLHGRQGIAPGNRMKILVGMYDKKQEGGSQLQQQPLFPPQTPPQTPLPFHKQSSYSTPSPASQYTAMHPAFQSPADNVYMMPPSHGKGQTQSIYQVPPGPQYQGPLRKPPLFQKQGSQQQYQSQSQSIYQVPPSLGQSQDIYQVPPGSKSPPQDVYQVPPSMNQNQDIYQIPPSMEKRSWESTKPPGKVVVPTRVGQVYMYDSGKTEQDEYDIPRQEIYDVPPNRGAPVSQYSQEVYDTPPMAIKGPNSRETVQEIYDVPPSVEKNLHSQMQSQTVYDFPPSVSKDVPDGPVREETYDVPPAFMKMKSPEIKHYLSQVLPQCPPGLEQHIPEDVYDVPPLSGKLQDKSLAQEIYDIPASLRRTSGSQDVYDFPREHQGSSMGSKLMSNEESGDYIYDVPPQVVRDPASAEERTISFKRLSASSTGSTRSNLSTSSLDVIPVKESSVAKELNLDLDVAMEVLVKLQHNVESSVSYLMSFISSSWRSQEQMETHLQSIKSAVERVKNSVKDLLEFARGAVGNAGQATDRTLQAKLGKQVQKMEEGYQGLLKHSQALDNCNWALSELAGGKPSSGDELDRFVMCSRGVPDDTKQLASFLHGNASLLFKRTKQQQQTPQTPQLGDSRLSVSQAGLENVGQVTNNNISAYQTGLPEKANIQSRPLPSPPKFMAEESPDSQYENTEEGWMEDYDYVHLQGKEEFEKTQKKLLEKGNIMRQSKSVLEQQQLKQFERLAQEVSRPIDNDVSNWTPPTHYAQVRSKLSPGDRQLLLFYMEQCEANITMLTNAIDAFYTSITSNQPPKIFVAHSKFVILSAHKLVFIGDTLSRQAKAQEIHSKVTQHSNLLCDMLKEIVVSTKSAALQYPSPAAAQDMMDRVHDLVNTTQHFQMVLAQLAAM, via the exons ATGAACTATTTG aaTGTGCTTGCAAAGGCCCTTTACGACAATGTGGCGGAGTCTCCGGACGAGCTTTCCTTCCGCAAGGGCGACATCATGACGGTGCTGGAGCGGGACACGCAGGGGCTGGATGGCTGGTGGCTCTGCTCCCTGCACGGGCGGCAGGGCATTGCCCCAGGAAACCGCATGAAGATCCTGGTCGGCATGTACGACAAGAAGCAGGAGGGGGGCAGccagctgcagcagcagcctcTGTTCCCCCCACAAACCCCTCCCCAGACCCCACTGCCTTTCCACAAGCAGAGCTCCTACAGTACGCCGTCCCCCGCCTCGCAGTACACCGCCATGCATCCGGCTTTCCAAAGCCCCGCGGACAACGTCTACATGATGCCCCCCTCTCACGGCAAGGGGCAGACGCAGAGCATTTACCAGGTGCCCCCCGGCCCCCAGTACCAGGGACCCCTGAGAAAGCCGCCCCTCTTCCAGAAGCAGGGTAGCCAACAGCAGTACCAGAGCCAGTCTCAGAGCATTTACCAGGTCCCTCCGTCGCTAGGTCAGTCGCAGGACATTTACCAAGTCCCGCCAGGGTCCAAGAGCCCACCTCAGGACGTTTACCAGGTGCCTCCTTCCATGAACCAAAACCAGGACATCTACCAAATCCCTCCGTCTATGGAGAAGAGGAGCTGGGAATCTACCAAGCCACCGGGAAAG GTGGTGGTCCCGACAAGAGTGGGGCAGGTCTACATGTACGACTCCGGCAAGACGGAGCAAGACGAATATGACATTCCTCGGCAGGAGATTTACGATGTCCCGCCAAACAGGGGGGCTCCTGTGAGCCAGTACAGCCAGGAG GTGTATGACACGCCTCCGATGGCCATCAAGGGTCCCAACAGCCGGGAAACGGTCCAGGAGATCTACGACGTGCCGCCCAGCGTGGAGAAAAACCTGCACAGCCAGATGCAGTCTCAAACG GTTTATGACTTCCCCCCGTCGGTCAGCAAAGACGTTCCGGACGGACCTGTCAGAGAAGAGACTTACGATGTGCCCCCAGCTTTCATGAAAATGAAGAGCCCCGAGATCAAGCACTATCTCTCCCAGGTCCTCCCGCAGTGCCCCCCCGGGCTGGAGCAGCACATCCCGGAGGACGTGTACGACGTGCCCCCCCTGTCGGGGAAGCTGCAGGACAAGAGCCTCGCCCAGGAGATCTATGACATCCCGGCCAGCCTGAGGAGGACCAGCGGCAGCCAGGACGTGTACGACTTCCCCAGGGAGCACCAGGGCTCCTCGATGGGTAGCAAGCTCATGTCAAACGAGGAATCGGGCGACTACATCTATGACGTGCCTCCGCAGGTGGTGCGAGACCCCGCCTCTGCAGAGGAGAGGACCATCAGCTTCAAGAGGCTGTCTGCCTCCAGCACCGGCAGCACCAGGAGCAACCTCTCCACCTCCTCCCTGGATGTCATCCCCGTCAAGGAGTCCTCCGTGGCCAAGGAGCTGAACTTGGACTTGGACGTCGCCATGGAGGTGCTGGTCAAACTCCAGCACAACGTGGAGAGCTCCGTCTCCTACCTCATGTCCTTCATTAGCAGCAGCTGGAGGAGCCAGGAGCAGATGGAGACCCACCTCCAGAGCATCAAGTCAGCCGTGGAGCGGGTGAAGAACTCGGTGAAGGACCTGCTGGAATTCGCCCGCGGGGCCGTCGGCAACGCCGGTCAAGCCACTGACCGCACGCTGCAAGCCAAGCTGGGAAAGCAGGTGCAGAAGATGGAAGAGGGCTACCAGGGGCTGCTAAAGCACAGCCAGGCACTGGACAACTGCAACTGGGCCCTCAGCGAGCTGGCAGGAGGCAAGCCCAGCTCGGGCGACGAGCTGGACCGCTTTGTCATGTGCTCCAGGGGCGTCCCCGACGACACCAAGCAGCTGGCCTCTTTCCTCCACGGGAATGCCTCTCTGCTTTTTAAAAggacaaagcagcagcagcagaccccaCAGACACCCCAGCTTGGAGACTCTCGACTCTCTGTGTCTCAGGCAGGGTTGGAGAACGTGGGCCAGGTAACCAACAACAACATCTCAGCCTACCAGACAGGCCTCCCCGAGAAAGCTAACATCCAGTCGAGGCCTCTGCCGTCACCACCAAAGTTCATGGCAGAGGAGTCCCCGGACAGCCAGTACGAAAACACAGAAGAGGGCTGGATGGAGGATTACGACTATGTTCATTTACag GGTAAGGAGGAGTTTGAAAAGACTCAGAAGAAGCTGCTAGAAAAAGGAAACATTATGCGGCAGAGCAAATCAGTGCTGGAGCAGCAGCAG CTAAAGCAGTTTGAGCGTCTGGCGCAGGAGGTGAGCCGGCCCATCGACAACGACGTCTCCAACTGGACGCCCCCGACACACTACGCCCAGGTGAGGAGCAAGCTGAGCCCCGGAGACCGGCAGCTGCTGCTGTTCTACATGGAGCAGTGTGAGGCCAACATCACCATGCTGACCAACGCCATTGACGCCTTCTACACCTCCATCACCAGCAACCAGCCGCCCAAGATCTTCGTGGCCCACAGCAAGTTCGTGATCCTGAGCGCGCACAAGCTGGTCTTCATCGGGGACACACTGTCCCGGCAGGCCAAGGCGCAGGAGATCCACAGCAAGGTGACGCAGCACAGCAACCTGCTCTGCGACATGCTGAAGGAGATCGTGGTGAGCACCAAGAGTGCCGCCCTGCAGTACCCCTCGCCCGCCGCGGCCCAGGACATGATGGACAGGGTGCACGACCTGGTCAACACCACGCAGCACTTCCAAATGGTGCTGGCGCAGCTGGCGGCCATGTGA
- the LOC117425067 gene encoding breast cancer anti-estrogen resistance protein 1-like isoform X1, producing MSVPNVLAKALYDNVAESPDELSFRKGDIMTVLERDTQGLDGWWLCSLHGRQGIAPGNRMKILVGMYDKKQEGGSQLQQQPLFPPQTPPQTPLPFHKQSSYSTPSPASQYTAMHPAFQSPADNVYMMPPSHGKGQTQSIYQVPPGPQYQGPLRKPPLFQKQGSQQQYQSQSQSIYQVPPSLGQSQDIYQVPPGSKSPPQDVYQVPPSMNQNQDIYQIPPSMEKRSWESTKPPGKVVVPTRVGQVYMYDSGKTEQDEYDIPRQEIYDVPPNRGAPVSQYSQEVYDTPPMAIKGPNSRETVQEIYDVPPSVEKNLHSQMQSQTVYDFPPSVSKDVPDGPVREETYDVPPAFMKMKSPEIKHYLSQVLPQCPPGLEQHIPEDVYDVPPLSGKLQDKSLAQEIYDIPASLRRTSGSQDVYDFPREHQGSSMGSKLMSNEESGDYIYDVPPQVVRDPASAEERTISFKRLSASSTGSTRSNLSTSSLDVIPVKESSVAKELNLDLDVAMEVLVKLQHNVESSVSYLMSFISSSWRSQEQMETHLQSIKSAVERVKNSVKDLLEFARGAVGNAGQATDRTLQAKLGKQVQKMEEGYQGLLKHSQALDNCNWALSELAGGKPSSGDELDRFVMCSRGVPDDTKQLASFLHGNASLLFKRTKQQQQTPQTPQLGDSRLSVSQAGLENVGQVTNNNISAYQTGLPEKANIQSRPLPSPPKFMAEESPDSQYENTEEGWMEDYDYVHLQGKEEFEKTQKKLLEKGNIMRQSKSVLEQQQLKQFERLAQEVSRPIDNDVSNWTPPTHYAQVRSKLSPGDRQLLLFYMEQCEANITMLTNAIDAFYTSITSNQPPKIFVAHSKFVILSAHKLVFIGDTLSRQAKAQEIHSKVTQHSNLLCDMLKEIVVSTKSAALQYPSPAAAQDMMDRVHDLVNTTQHFQMVLAQLAAM from the exons aaTGTGCTTGCAAAGGCCCTTTACGACAATGTGGCGGAGTCTCCGGACGAGCTTTCCTTCCGCAAGGGCGACATCATGACGGTGCTGGAGCGGGACACGCAGGGGCTGGATGGCTGGTGGCTCTGCTCCCTGCACGGGCGGCAGGGCATTGCCCCAGGAAACCGCATGAAGATCCTGGTCGGCATGTACGACAAGAAGCAGGAGGGGGGCAGccagctgcagcagcagcctcTGTTCCCCCCACAAACCCCTCCCCAGACCCCACTGCCTTTCCACAAGCAGAGCTCCTACAGTACGCCGTCCCCCGCCTCGCAGTACACCGCCATGCATCCGGCTTTCCAAAGCCCCGCGGACAACGTCTACATGATGCCCCCCTCTCACGGCAAGGGGCAGACGCAGAGCATTTACCAGGTGCCCCCCGGCCCCCAGTACCAGGGACCCCTGAGAAAGCCGCCCCTCTTCCAGAAGCAGGGTAGCCAACAGCAGTACCAGAGCCAGTCTCAGAGCATTTACCAGGTCCCTCCGTCGCTAGGTCAGTCGCAGGACATTTACCAAGTCCCGCCAGGGTCCAAGAGCCCACCTCAGGACGTTTACCAGGTGCCTCCTTCCATGAACCAAAACCAGGACATCTACCAAATCCCTCCGTCTATGGAGAAGAGGAGCTGGGAATCTACCAAGCCACCGGGAAAG GTGGTGGTCCCGACAAGAGTGGGGCAGGTCTACATGTACGACTCCGGCAAGACGGAGCAAGACGAATATGACATTCCTCGGCAGGAGATTTACGATGTCCCGCCAAACAGGGGGGCTCCTGTGAGCCAGTACAGCCAGGAG GTGTATGACACGCCTCCGATGGCCATCAAGGGTCCCAACAGCCGGGAAACGGTCCAGGAGATCTACGACGTGCCGCCCAGCGTGGAGAAAAACCTGCACAGCCAGATGCAGTCTCAAACG GTTTATGACTTCCCCCCGTCGGTCAGCAAAGACGTTCCGGACGGACCTGTCAGAGAAGAGACTTACGATGTGCCCCCAGCTTTCATGAAAATGAAGAGCCCCGAGATCAAGCACTATCTCTCCCAGGTCCTCCCGCAGTGCCCCCCCGGGCTGGAGCAGCACATCCCGGAGGACGTGTACGACGTGCCCCCCCTGTCGGGGAAGCTGCAGGACAAGAGCCTCGCCCAGGAGATCTATGACATCCCGGCCAGCCTGAGGAGGACCAGCGGCAGCCAGGACGTGTACGACTTCCCCAGGGAGCACCAGGGCTCCTCGATGGGTAGCAAGCTCATGTCAAACGAGGAATCGGGCGACTACATCTATGACGTGCCTCCGCAGGTGGTGCGAGACCCCGCCTCTGCAGAGGAGAGGACCATCAGCTTCAAGAGGCTGTCTGCCTCCAGCACCGGCAGCACCAGGAGCAACCTCTCCACCTCCTCCCTGGATGTCATCCCCGTCAAGGAGTCCTCCGTGGCCAAGGAGCTGAACTTGGACTTGGACGTCGCCATGGAGGTGCTGGTCAAACTCCAGCACAACGTGGAGAGCTCCGTCTCCTACCTCATGTCCTTCATTAGCAGCAGCTGGAGGAGCCAGGAGCAGATGGAGACCCACCTCCAGAGCATCAAGTCAGCCGTGGAGCGGGTGAAGAACTCGGTGAAGGACCTGCTGGAATTCGCCCGCGGGGCCGTCGGCAACGCCGGTCAAGCCACTGACCGCACGCTGCAAGCCAAGCTGGGAAAGCAGGTGCAGAAGATGGAAGAGGGCTACCAGGGGCTGCTAAAGCACAGCCAGGCACTGGACAACTGCAACTGGGCCCTCAGCGAGCTGGCAGGAGGCAAGCCCAGCTCGGGCGACGAGCTGGACCGCTTTGTCATGTGCTCCAGGGGCGTCCCCGACGACACCAAGCAGCTGGCCTCTTTCCTCCACGGGAATGCCTCTCTGCTTTTTAAAAggacaaagcagcagcagcagaccccaCAGACACCCCAGCTTGGAGACTCTCGACTCTCTGTGTCTCAGGCAGGGTTGGAGAACGTGGGCCAGGTAACCAACAACAACATCTCAGCCTACCAGACAGGCCTCCCCGAGAAAGCTAACATCCAGTCGAGGCCTCTGCCGTCACCACCAAAGTTCATGGCAGAGGAGTCCCCGGACAGCCAGTACGAAAACACAGAAGAGGGCTGGATGGAGGATTACGACTATGTTCATTTACag GGTAAGGAGGAGTTTGAAAAGACTCAGAAGAAGCTGCTAGAAAAAGGAAACATTATGCGGCAGAGCAAATCAGTGCTGGAGCAGCAGCAG CTAAAGCAGTTTGAGCGTCTGGCGCAGGAGGTGAGCCGGCCCATCGACAACGACGTCTCCAACTGGACGCCCCCGACACACTACGCCCAGGTGAGGAGCAAGCTGAGCCCCGGAGACCGGCAGCTGCTGCTGTTCTACATGGAGCAGTGTGAGGCCAACATCACCATGCTGACCAACGCCATTGACGCCTTCTACACCTCCATCACCAGCAACCAGCCGCCCAAGATCTTCGTGGCCCACAGCAAGTTCGTGATCCTGAGCGCGCACAAGCTGGTCTTCATCGGGGACACACTGTCCCGGCAGGCCAAGGCGCAGGAGATCCACAGCAAGGTGACGCAGCACAGCAACCTGCTCTGCGACATGCTGAAGGAGATCGTGGTGAGCACCAAGAGTGCCGCCCTGCAGTACCCCTCGCCCGCCGCGGCCCAGGACATGATGGACAGGGTGCACGACCTGGTCAACACCACGCAGCACTTCCAAATGGTGCTGGCGCAGCTGGCGGCCATGTGA
- the LOC117425067 gene encoding breast cancer anti-estrogen resistance protein 1-like isoform X3, with protein sequence MSVPVVVPTRVGQVYMYDSGKTEQDEYDIPRQEIYDVPPNRGAPVSQYSQEVYDTPPMAIKGPNSRETVQEIYDVPPSVEKNLHSQMQSQTVYDFPPSVSKDVPDGPVREETYDVPPAFMKMKSPEIKHYLSQVLPQCPPGLEQHIPEDVYDVPPLSGKLQDKSLAQEIYDIPASLRRTSGSQDVYDFPREHQGSSMGSKLMSNEESGDYIYDVPPQVVRDPASAEERTISFKRLSASSTGSTRSNLSTSSLDVIPVKESSVAKELNLDLDVAMEVLVKLQHNVESSVSYLMSFISSSWRSQEQMETHLQSIKSAVERVKNSVKDLLEFARGAVGNAGQATDRTLQAKLGKQVQKMEEGYQGLLKHSQALDNCNWALSELAGGKPSSGDELDRFVMCSRGVPDDTKQLASFLHGNASLLFKRTKQQQQTPQTPQLGDSRLSVSQAGLENVGQVTNNNISAYQTGLPEKANIQSRPLPSPPKFMAEESPDSQYENTEEGWMEDYDYVHLQGKEEFEKTQKKLLEKGNIMRQSKSVLEQQQLKQFERLAQEVSRPIDNDVSNWTPPTHYAQVRSKLSPGDRQLLLFYMEQCEANITMLTNAIDAFYTSITSNQPPKIFVAHSKFVILSAHKLVFIGDTLSRQAKAQEIHSKVTQHSNLLCDMLKEIVVSTKSAALQYPSPAAAQDMMDRVHDLVNTTQHFQMVLAQLAAM encoded by the exons GTGGTGGTCCCGACAAGAGTGGGGCAGGTCTACATGTACGACTCCGGCAAGACGGAGCAAGACGAATATGACATTCCTCGGCAGGAGATTTACGATGTCCCGCCAAACAGGGGGGCTCCTGTGAGCCAGTACAGCCAGGAG GTGTATGACACGCCTCCGATGGCCATCAAGGGTCCCAACAGCCGGGAAACGGTCCAGGAGATCTACGACGTGCCGCCCAGCGTGGAGAAAAACCTGCACAGCCAGATGCAGTCTCAAACG GTTTATGACTTCCCCCCGTCGGTCAGCAAAGACGTTCCGGACGGACCTGTCAGAGAAGAGACTTACGATGTGCCCCCAGCTTTCATGAAAATGAAGAGCCCCGAGATCAAGCACTATCTCTCCCAGGTCCTCCCGCAGTGCCCCCCCGGGCTGGAGCAGCACATCCCGGAGGACGTGTACGACGTGCCCCCCCTGTCGGGGAAGCTGCAGGACAAGAGCCTCGCCCAGGAGATCTATGACATCCCGGCCAGCCTGAGGAGGACCAGCGGCAGCCAGGACGTGTACGACTTCCCCAGGGAGCACCAGGGCTCCTCGATGGGTAGCAAGCTCATGTCAAACGAGGAATCGGGCGACTACATCTATGACGTGCCTCCGCAGGTGGTGCGAGACCCCGCCTCTGCAGAGGAGAGGACCATCAGCTTCAAGAGGCTGTCTGCCTCCAGCACCGGCAGCACCAGGAGCAACCTCTCCACCTCCTCCCTGGATGTCATCCCCGTCAAGGAGTCCTCCGTGGCCAAGGAGCTGAACTTGGACTTGGACGTCGCCATGGAGGTGCTGGTCAAACTCCAGCACAACGTGGAGAGCTCCGTCTCCTACCTCATGTCCTTCATTAGCAGCAGCTGGAGGAGCCAGGAGCAGATGGAGACCCACCTCCAGAGCATCAAGTCAGCCGTGGAGCGGGTGAAGAACTCGGTGAAGGACCTGCTGGAATTCGCCCGCGGGGCCGTCGGCAACGCCGGTCAAGCCACTGACCGCACGCTGCAAGCCAAGCTGGGAAAGCAGGTGCAGAAGATGGAAGAGGGCTACCAGGGGCTGCTAAAGCACAGCCAGGCACTGGACAACTGCAACTGGGCCCTCAGCGAGCTGGCAGGAGGCAAGCCCAGCTCGGGCGACGAGCTGGACCGCTTTGTCATGTGCTCCAGGGGCGTCCCCGACGACACCAAGCAGCTGGCCTCTTTCCTCCACGGGAATGCCTCTCTGCTTTTTAAAAggacaaagcagcagcagcagaccccaCAGACACCCCAGCTTGGAGACTCTCGACTCTCTGTGTCTCAGGCAGGGTTGGAGAACGTGGGCCAGGTAACCAACAACAACATCTCAGCCTACCAGACAGGCCTCCCCGAGAAAGCTAACATCCAGTCGAGGCCTCTGCCGTCACCACCAAAGTTCATGGCAGAGGAGTCCCCGGACAGCCAGTACGAAAACACAGAAGAGGGCTGGATGGAGGATTACGACTATGTTCATTTACag GGTAAGGAGGAGTTTGAAAAGACTCAGAAGAAGCTGCTAGAAAAAGGAAACATTATGCGGCAGAGCAAATCAGTGCTGGAGCAGCAGCAG CTAAAGCAGTTTGAGCGTCTGGCGCAGGAGGTGAGCCGGCCCATCGACAACGACGTCTCCAACTGGACGCCCCCGACACACTACGCCCAGGTGAGGAGCAAGCTGAGCCCCGGAGACCGGCAGCTGCTGCTGTTCTACATGGAGCAGTGTGAGGCCAACATCACCATGCTGACCAACGCCATTGACGCCTTCTACACCTCCATCACCAGCAACCAGCCGCCCAAGATCTTCGTGGCCCACAGCAAGTTCGTGATCCTGAGCGCGCACAAGCTGGTCTTCATCGGGGACACACTGTCCCGGCAGGCCAAGGCGCAGGAGATCCACAGCAAGGTGACGCAGCACAGCAACCTGCTCTGCGACATGCTGAAGGAGATCGTGGTGAGCACCAAGAGTGCCGCCCTGCAGTACCCCTCGCCCGCCGCGGCCCAGGACATGATGGACAGGGTGCACGACCTGGTCAACACCACGCAGCACTTCCAAATGGTGCTGGCGCAGCTGGCGGCCATGTGA
- the LOC117425105 gene encoding leukotriene B4 receptor 1-like yields MVLYNDTLDLNQTSWLGDSLAPSLVLGTCFLVGVPGNSVVIWAILSQVRRLTFTMKLMLNLAVTDILTLVTLPLWIYALADTWLYGIACCKFFCYLIYCSMYASVFSVMMMSVHRYMVVLYPLCKQKLRGRKSDRTLLSLVWVLAGLFAIPVLGIRKVEDRNGRQKCLATGYTSHNQKAAVLMLETLVGFVIPCMTLAVSYFFISKRMKQTSFQAGRRLGKLITSIVFSFFILWFPYHVFNILTISTSLLKANSQLENSARLESFSETGTNLAGALSFINSCINPILYAFASRSLRRGIRTSTLVRQLEQVCHSHMDKARDTLTMDSTRNVPNRQGSMCTPQLDYDQKGSHRQVKPMCVEFKQKYKK; encoded by the coding sequence ATGGTTCTGTATAACGATACCCTTGATTTGAACCAGACCTCCTGGCTTGGGGACTCCCTAGCCCCAAGCCTTGTCCTGGGAACCTGCTTCCTGGTGGGGGTCCCAGGGAACTCAGTGGTCATCTGGGCTATCCTTTCTCAGGTACGGAGACTCACCTTCACCATGAAGCTCATGCTAAACCTGGCTGTCACAGACATCCTGACTCTGGTCACCCTGCCACTGTGGATTTACGCCTTGGCAGACACCTGGCTCTATGGAATCGCCTGCTGCAAGTTTTTCTGCTACCTGATTTACTGCAGCATGTACGCCAGTGTCTTCTCTGTGATGATGATGAGTGTTCATCGCTACATGGTCGTGCTTTACCCACTGTGCAAACAGAAGCTCAGGGGCAGGAAGAGCGACAGGACCTTGCTGTCCTTAGTTTGGGTCCTTGCTGGCCTCTTTGCCATTCCTGTTCTTGGAATTCGAAAAGTGGAGGATAGGAATGGACGGCAGAAGTGCTTAGCCACTGGATACACGTCCCACAATCAGAAAGCAGCGGTTCTGATGCTGGAAACCTTAGTGGGTTTTGTGATCCCATGCATGACACTGGCTGTTTCATACTTTTTCATCAGCAAAAGAATGAAGCAAACCTCTTTCCAGGCAGGCAGGAGGCTGGGTAAGCTCATCACATcgattgtgttttcttttttcatcttATGGTTCCCCTACCATGTGTTCAATATACTCACTATTTCCACCAGCTTATTGAAAGCAAACTCCCAGTTGGAGAACTCTGCACGTCTGGAATCGTTTTCTGAGACAGGTACGAATTTAGCAGGGGCTCTGAGTTTTATAAACAGCTGCATCAATCCTATTCTGTACGCCTTCGCCTCTCGCAGTCTCCGCAGAGGCATTAGGACTTCAACTCTAGTCAGACAATTAGAACAGGTGTGTCATTCCCACATGGACAAAGCCAGGGACACCCTCACCATGGATTCCACCAGAAATGTACCAAATAGACAGGGCTCCATGTGTACTCCCCAGCTTGATTATGATCAAAAAGGTTCACACAGACAAGTGAAGCCAATGTGTGTggagtttaaacaaaaatataaaaagtag